One part of the Vibrio hyugaensis genome encodes these proteins:
- a CDS encoding spondin domain-containing protein has product MKKRTQLGLVMTSVAMALGSASVNAAELEITVTNATKGIYFTPLIVAAHGSDLQMFRTGQAATPELEAMAEGGDISGLASVIGNAGGAVVENPAGGILNPGVATTFTLDSGDHGYLSLSAMLLPTNDGFVGLDSWKIPTEAGTYRATLRSYDAGTEANDELASSMPNPPFITFGTGGTGIEATVTNDKVHVHPGNLGDSDPTGGISDLDSSSHRWLNPVATITIVVK; this is encoded by the coding sequence ATGAAAAAACGTACCCAACTCGGACTCGTCATGACTTCAGTCGCTATGGCACTAGGCTCTGCATCAGTGAATGCGGCGGAATTGGAAATCACCGTGACAAACGCAACCAAAGGCATCTACTTTACGCCACTTATTGTTGCCGCACATGGCTCTGACCTTCAAATGTTCAGAACGGGTCAAGCAGCAACGCCAGAACTAGAAGCAATGGCAGAAGGCGGCGACATCTCTGGTCTTGCTAGTGTGATTGGTAACGCTGGTGGTGCGGTGGTTGAGAATCCTGCTGGTGGTATTTTGAATCCGGGTGTTGCAACCACCTTCACCTTGGACAGTGGCGACCACGGTTATCTCTCTCTGAGCGCGATGTTGCTGCCAACCAATGATGGTTTCGTTGGTCTAGATAGCTGGAAGATTCCAACTGAAGCGGGCACATACCGAGCAACACTAAGAAGTTACGATGCCGGCACAGAAGCGAACGATGAACTTGCCTCTAGCATGCCAAACCCACCTTTCATTACCTTTGGTACTGGCGGCACAGGCATTGAAGCAACAGTAACTAACGACAAAGTTCACGTGCATCCGGGTAACCTTGGTGATAGCGACCCAACTGGCGGCATCAGTGACCTAGACAGCAGCAGCCATCGTTGGTTAAACCCAGTCGCAACCATCACCATCGTTGTGAAGTAA
- a CDS encoding LysR family transcriptional regulator: protein MVNPKLIALLPDLASFILVVNEGSFTAAAKQLGVTPSALSKLITRLEQALSVKLFERTTRKLIITQAGQKVYDQSIAMVNAAQQAVELSAEDHAEPTGALTVAAPEAFLNSVLQPFVLPFLERYPNIQLKLRAADGEIDLFRQGIDVAFKLTDKPDENLVLKELSKTNLVLCASPDYLTKHGMPEHPTELEQHDCIYLAENDKDNIWSFFKEEAFHSIAVSGRYAVNHSQMRLNGVKSGLGIGIFHDFVIKDALEQGEVVEVLPDWMIKSNYHGAIAMQYAQTKYMPARLRVFIDFVKEHLVSEDTNHA from the coding sequence ATGGTTAATCCAAAACTCATTGCCCTACTTCCTGATCTTGCTTCGTTTATCTTAGTGGTAAACGAAGGCAGTTTTACCGCTGCAGCCAAACAACTCGGCGTGACGCCATCGGCTTTAAGTAAGTTGATCACCCGATTAGAGCAAGCCCTCTCGGTCAAACTGTTTGAGCGCACGACTCGTAAGTTGATCATCACTCAAGCTGGGCAAAAGGTTTACGACCAAAGCATCGCAATGGTGAATGCCGCGCAGCAAGCCGTTGAGCTATCTGCGGAAGATCATGCCGAGCCCACAGGCGCACTCACAGTGGCAGCTCCTGAAGCATTTCTTAATTCGGTGCTTCAACCGTTTGTGTTGCCATTCCTAGAACGTTATCCAAATATTCAGCTTAAGCTGCGTGCAGCAGATGGTGAGATTGATCTTTTCCGCCAAGGTATTGATGTCGCGTTTAAGCTCACTGACAAACCCGATGAGAATCTGGTACTCAAAGAGCTCAGCAAGACCAATCTCGTTTTATGTGCCTCTCCAGATTACCTAACCAAACACGGTATGCCTGAGCATCCGACTGAACTTGAGCAGCACGATTGTATTTACCTTGCCGAGAACGACAAAGACAACATCTGGTCGTTCTTTAAAGAGGAAGCCTTTCATTCGATTGCAGTAAGTGGACGCTACGCTGTCAACCACTCTCAAATGCGCTTGAACGGGGTTAAGTCTGGCTTGGGAATTGGGATCTTCCATGACTTCGTGATCAAAGACGCGTTAGAGCAAGGAGAAGTGGTGGAGGTATTGCCGGATTGGATGATCAAGAGTAACTACCATGGCGCTATCGCGATGCAGTATGCACAAACCAAATACATGCCTGCTCGTCTGCGCGTGTTTATCGACTTCGTTAAGGAGCATTTAGTCTCCGAGGACACTAACCATGCTTGA
- a CDS encoding VOC family protein, protein MFNAIHHVAIICSDYPRSKRFYTEVLGFKILAENYREARDSYKLDLALPDGSQVELFSFPGAPERPSFPEAQGLRHLAFLVNDVEQVKAYLESNDVEVEPIRIDEFTGKAFTFFQDPDGLPLEIYQK, encoded by the coding sequence ATGTTTAATGCCATTCATCACGTCGCGATCATTTGCAGCGACTACCCAAGGTCAAAACGCTTTTACACTGAAGTGTTGGGGTTCAAAATCCTTGCTGAAAATTATCGTGAAGCCAGAGACTCATACAAGCTTGACCTCGCCTTACCTGACGGCAGCCAAGTGGAACTGTTTAGCTTTCCGGGCGCACCAGAGAGACCGAGCTTTCCTGAAGCACAAGGCCTGCGACATCTCGCGTTTTTGGTTAATGATGTTGAACAGGTGAAAGCCTACCTAGAATCGAATGACGTTGAAGTTGAGCCAATTCGTATTGACGAATTCACAGGCAAAGCATTTACCTTCTTCCAAGACCCAGATGGCTTGCCACTGGAGATTTACCAGAAATAA
- a CDS encoding PepSY-associated TM helix domain-containing protein, whose product MLRNSAKPQLKEASRAKSIYFMTWRWHFYAGLFVIPFMLMLSLTGLVMLFDDEIELALYETTLQVSPQEQTVPISAQLGSVKQAYPDYNVTQFVPAKTSDVANRFSIQKQDGRSLIVAVNPYTGDVQGTINRGDSIYELMNSIHGTLLIGDLGDRLIEIAASLGILLLVSGLYLWLPRDNASRAGFLKIRFGNGTRILMRDLHANLGGVLSIVLLFFLISGLSWAGVWGAKMMQAWNTFPTYYSWGEKPESTLTHKGLNHGAAEEMPWNLELAAVPESKDKPAHDHANMEQEVGYAGNHQAMSIDDIILKAELMGFTGYKLFLPRSETGVYTVAANSMGGDISDPRQDRTSHFDQYSGRLLVDVTWQDYSLFAKFMAAGVSLHQGDVSVLNKVLNVVFCLAFILISITGVVMWWIRRPSRSAALGAPPKFQQDGIWKLGLATLVVLCLAFPMGGLAIVTVLALDWLLFKRVEKLKTALN is encoded by the coding sequence ATGTTGAGAAACTCGGCAAAGCCTCAACTCAAGGAAGCCTCGCGCGCAAAATCCATCTACTTTATGACGTGGCGATGGCACTTCTACGCAGGACTGTTCGTCATTCCATTTATGCTCATGCTTTCCCTTACAGGGTTAGTGATGCTGTTTGATGATGAAATCGAACTTGCTCTGTATGAGACGACATTACAAGTTTCGCCACAAGAGCAAACCGTACCTATCTCCGCACAACTAGGATCAGTAAAGCAGGCGTATCCTGATTATAATGTCACCCAATTTGTGCCTGCAAAAACATCAGACGTCGCCAATCGATTCTCAATTCAAAAGCAAGATGGTCGTTCATTGATTGTTGCGGTGAACCCTTACACCGGAGACGTGCAAGGTACTATCAATCGCGGTGACAGTATTTATGAGTTGATGAACAGCATCCACGGTACCTTGCTCATCGGTGATTTGGGCGATCGTTTGATAGAAATCGCAGCGAGCCTTGGTATTTTACTCTTGGTTTCTGGTTTGTACTTATGGCTACCAAGAGATAATGCAAGCCGCGCTGGCTTTCTGAAAATCCGCTTTGGCAACGGCACTCGTATTTTGATGCGTGATCTGCATGCGAACTTGGGTGGTGTGTTGTCGATCGTGCTGCTGTTCTTTTTGATCTCCGGCCTGTCTTGGGCAGGAGTTTGGGGCGCAAAAATGATGCAGGCGTGGAATACCTTCCCGACCTATTACTCGTGGGGTGAAAAGCCTGAATCGACATTGACGCATAAAGGCCTTAATCATGGCGCTGCAGAAGAAATGCCATGGAACTTAGAGCTAGCAGCGGTGCCAGAGTCGAAAGACAAACCAGCGCATGACCATGCGAATATGGAGCAAGAAGTGGGTTATGCGGGCAACCATCAAGCGATGTCGATTGACGATATTATCCTCAAGGCAGAATTGATGGGCTTCACTGGATATAAACTCTTCTTACCACGTTCAGAGACGGGCGTTTATACGGTTGCTGCCAACTCGATGGGCGGTGATATTTCCGATCCAAGACAAGATCGCACTAGTCACTTTGACCAATATTCCGGTCGCTTGTTGGTGGACGTGACATGGCAAGATTACAGTCTGTTTGCCAAGTTCATGGCGGCGGGCGTGTCACTGCACCAAGGTGATGTCAGTGTGCTTAACAAAGTGCTCAACGTGGTGTTCTGTTTGGCGTTCATTTTAATCTCAATCACAGGTGTGGTGATGTGGTGGATTCGTCGCCCTAGCCGCAGTGCAGCATTGGGTGCGCCACCTAAGTTTCAGCAAGACGGCATTTGGAAGCTTGGTTTGGCAACGTTAGTCGTACTGTGCCTGGCGTTCCCGATGGGCGGTTTGGCGATTGTTACGGTTCTCGCACTCGATTGGCTGTTGTTCAAGCGCGTCGAGAAGCTGAAAACGGCGTTGAATTAG
- a CDS encoding cytochrome b562: MLRPLVLGCVIAFGSTYAMAEAVDLKQNMKQMKMEFKQAAEASDVETMKFAIDSLQAIVEQSKRGNYPPEKFDIYLEGFNKLTVTLDKIEADLDAGKLEEAKNQLREIDSLREEYHDKRNPSIWSKLFS, translated from the coding sequence ATGTTACGTCCTTTAGTGTTGGGGTGTGTGATTGCGTTTGGCTCAACGTACGCAATGGCAGAAGCCGTCGATTTAAAACAAAACATGAAGCAGATGAAGATGGAATTCAAACAGGCGGCAGAAGCGTCTGATGTTGAAACCATGAAATTTGCGATTGATAGCTTGCAAGCGATCGTTGAACAATCTAAGCGTGGTAATTACCCACCAGAGAAGTTCGATATCTACCTAGAAGGCTTTAACAAGCTGACGGTAACGTTAGATAAGATTGAAGCGGATCTTGATGCGGGCAAGCTAGAAGAGGCGAAAAACCAACTGCGTGAAATCGATAGTCTTCGTGAAGAGTACCACGACAAACGCAACCCAAGTATTTGGAGCAAACTGTTTAGCTAA
- a CDS encoding phosphatase, with amino-acid sequence MEFKVDTHTHTYASGHAYSTLIENAKSAKENGLDMFCTTDHAESMPGAPHYWFFSNQKILPRFLEGVAIIRGVESNIMNTKGDIDIPDSVDRNLDWVIASFHEPVFRPADKAIHTEALLNIIKNGRVDALGHLGNPNFDFDFEAVLKCAKEHNVAIEINNTTLKGNSRVGSVDRCHEIAQIGKELGVFFTTGSDAHFCHDVGNLSLVGELMDKVGIDSSKVITHSAQQFLAFLELRGRMPIAEYDEIRNA; translated from the coding sequence ATGGAATTTAAGGTTGATACCCACACGCATACGTACGCCAGCGGTCACGCATACAGTACGTTGATTGAAAACGCAAAATCGGCAAAAGAGAATGGGCTCGATATGTTCTGTACTACCGATCATGCTGAATCAATGCCGGGTGCGCCTCATTACTGGTTCTTCTCTAACCAGAAAATTCTGCCGCGTTTTCTTGAAGGTGTTGCCATCATTCGCGGCGTTGAATCCAATATTATGAACACCAAAGGTGATATCGACATTCCAGATAGTGTCGATCGAAATTTGGATTGGGTAATTGCGAGCTTTCATGAACCAGTGTTCCGCCCTGCTGACAAAGCTATACACACCGAAGCGCTGTTGAACATCATCAAAAACGGTCGTGTTGATGCGCTAGGCCACTTGGGTAATCCAAACTTTGACTTCGATTTTGAAGCGGTGCTGAAGTGCGCCAAAGAGCACAATGTCGCAATTGAGATCAATAACACCACGCTGAAAGGTAACAGCCGTGTTGGCAGCGTAGACCGTTGCCATGAGATTGCACAAATCGGTAAAGAGCTCGGTGTCTTCTTCACCACAGGCAGTGATGCGCACTTTTGCCACGATGTGGGTAACTTGAGCTTGGTTGGTGAGTTAATGGACAAAGTCGGCATCGACAGTAGCAAGGTTATCACCCACTCAGCACAGCAATTCTTAGCCTTCTTAGAGCTGCGTGGCCGTATGCCAATTGCAGAGTATGACGAGATTCGCAACGCATAA
- a CDS encoding EAL domain-containing protein: MCFLIEDYLNKKNNGINLTDINYKLQEIVDAVGKNLGYEVLINPSNLSKKTANEVYNREIKYPHMSRALIARLDKYITRHSLDFKGKYLFINLERSNLCDKYLLCDIVILKNSLEALKANLVIEITERDSCKDCASIKKGFEFLQKQKVLLAADDYDLESDFREQELLSGFYHFIKVEHSAETNFYSRVLKLSKRTRTKLIIERVETKMERKQITQNDVPFWGLQGFLYTTHYVSL, encoded by the coding sequence ATGTGTTTTTTGATTGAAGATTACTTAAACAAGAAAAACAACGGCATCAACCTAACTGACATCAATTACAAACTGCAAGAAATTGTGGATGCCGTTGGGAAAAATCTAGGTTATGAGGTCCTTATCAATCCTAGCAACCTGTCCAAAAAAACCGCAAACGAAGTGTACAATCGAGAAATCAAATACCCTCATATGAGCCGAGCCTTAATTGCACGGTTAGACAAGTACATTACTCGTCACTCGCTCGACTTTAAGGGAAAATATTTATTCATTAACTTAGAGCGTAGTAATCTTTGCGATAAATATTTGTTGTGTGACATCGTCATTCTTAAAAACAGCCTAGAAGCACTAAAAGCGAACTTAGTTATTGAAATTACGGAGAGAGACTCATGTAAAGATTGCGCTTCCATAAAGAAAGGATTTGAGTTTCTGCAAAAACAAAAAGTATTGTTGGCAGCAGATGATTACGACTTGGAATCTGATTTCAGAGAACAAGAATTATTATCTGGTTTTTATCACTTCATAAAGGTAGAGCACTCTGCTGAAACCAATTTCTATAGCAGAGTGCTTAAGCTAAGTAAGAGAACTCGCACAAAATTAATCATTGAGCGAGTTGAAACGAAAATGGAACGCAAGCAAATCACTCAAAACGACGTCCCATTCTGGGGGTTACAGGGGTTCTTGTATACCACCCATTATGTGAGTCTTTGA
- a CDS encoding DMT family transporter — protein MKVENKPVVFMLMSTLSLSVTGLLAKQLSDDLSVTMFSFLRFFTPALILLVMLRFNNLTLPTASTLKPILLRAFCIGLCQLCFIASLQTLTLVEGVVLFATGPLFMPIVEKLFMRGQIRMSTIMALVIAFTGVILLAGADGEFTWRVDLLLGLAGGLFNSGSQLTLYKASKSGMSPLEINFWTFGCAALLILPLVLFNDANVLLHSLSLQAFEVPNTVLVFLMSLLIINTQVFRSKAYQLASSGSQLAPLIFTNLLFTAVWQWAFFDDQMSHSQIMGISLIVLATVLNTCWVKFSTTLAVQKESGRLSKRVH, from the coding sequence ATGAAAGTAGAAAATAAACCTGTTGTCTTCATGTTAATGTCTACATTAAGCTTATCTGTTACTGGCTTGTTAGCAAAGCAGCTCAGCGATGATTTGTCGGTAACCATGTTCAGCTTTTTACGCTTCTTCACCCCGGCTCTCATTCTGTTGGTGATGCTTCGTTTCAACAATCTGACTTTACCGACTGCCAGTACGCTTAAACCTATTTTGCTTCGCGCTTTTTGTATTGGGCTATGCCAGCTGTGCTTTATTGCCTCGTTACAAACGTTAACTCTTGTTGAAGGCGTGGTCCTTTTCGCTACTGGGCCACTGTTTATGCCAATCGTCGAGAAGCTATTTATGCGCGGTCAGATACGAATGTCGACCATAATGGCACTTGTTATAGCATTTACTGGTGTCATTCTGTTGGCAGGCGCTGATGGTGAGTTTACATGGCGAGTCGACCTGTTATTGGGCTTGGCGGGTGGCTTGTTTAACTCGGGTTCGCAGCTGACACTTTATAAAGCCAGTAAGAGCGGCATGTCGCCACTAGAAATCAACTTTTGGACGTTCGGTTGTGCTGCTTTACTGATATTACCGCTGGTGCTCTTCAACGATGCAAATGTTTTATTGCACTCGCTTTCATTACAGGCGTTTGAGGTACCGAATACAGTGCTTGTCTTTTTGATGTCTCTTTTGATCATCAATACACAGGTATTTCGTTCGAAAGCGTATCAATTGGCTAGTAGTGGTTCGCAGCTCGCACCGCTGATATTCACCAATCTCCTGTTTACTGCAGTATGGCAATGGGCGTTTTTCGATGACCAAATGAGCCACAGCCAAATTATGGGCATAAGTCTGATTGTGCTTGCGACGGTATTGAATACCTGTTGGGTTAAGTTCTCGACTACGCTAGCTGTTCAAAAAGAATCCGGCAGATTGTCTAAACGTGTTCATTAG
- a CDS encoding LysR substrate-binding domain-containing protein, whose amino-acid sequence MRKLVPLKSIYAFVAVSETGSMTEAAQLLSVSHSAVSQAIKSLENQVNKPLFDRVGRQVRLNSEGKKYYRKVAPALEQIVDATEALIHDQNSKRITLNMVNSLALHWWIPRMSSLQDFAPQLDVRLSNLIGQFSLEQEGIDAAVVHGSPQEWQDYYCEKLSEDELVLVCSPELLKHAASQDIQHLLATYPIIEVTNDRRKHDWQVWQEETGIKRPNNKKIVTFNMSIQAVQATTRRLGLLVTHRLFVKDDIKYGQLVELGEPITNPYQQFYFVYPPHKLKHEAFHLLRSWLRQEFS is encoded by the coding sequence ATGCGCAAGTTAGTACCGTTAAAATCAATCTACGCTTTTGTTGCGGTATCAGAAACAGGCAGCATGACAGAAGCCGCACAACTGCTTAGTGTTAGCCATTCGGCAGTCAGCCAAGCAATTAAGTCTTTGGAAAACCAAGTCAACAAACCTTTGTTCGATCGTGTTGGTCGTCAAGTTCGCCTGAATAGCGAGGGGAAAAAATACTACCGAAAGGTAGCGCCAGCGCTCGAGCAAATTGTTGATGCCACCGAAGCCTTGATTCATGACCAAAATTCCAAGCGGATAACGCTCAATATGGTCAACTCGCTTGCGTTGCACTGGTGGATCCCACGCATGTCGAGCTTGCAAGATTTCGCACCACAATTAGACGTCCGTTTGTCCAACCTTATTGGGCAGTTCAGTTTAGAGCAAGAAGGCATCGATGCCGCAGTCGTCCATGGCAGCCCACAAGAATGGCAAGATTATTATTGTGAAAAGCTCAGCGAAGACGAATTGGTGCTAGTGTGCAGTCCAGAATTACTTAAACACGCGGCAAGTCAAGACATCCAACATCTGCTTGCTACTTATCCCATCATTGAAGTAACGAATGATCGTCGCAAACACGATTGGCAAGTGTGGCAGGAAGAAACAGGCATTAAGCGTCCTAACAACAAAAAAATAGTGACGTTCAACATGTCAATTCAAGCCGTCCAAGCGACTACGCGACGCTTAGGGTTACTGGTGACACACCGCCTTTTTGTAAAAGACGACATTAAGTATGGACAATTGGTGGAATTGGGAGAGCCAATCACTAATCCCTACCAACAGTTTTACTTCGTATACCCACCGCATAAGCTCAAACATGAAGCGTTTCACCTATTAAGATCTTGGCTACGGCAGGAGTTTAGCTAA
- a CDS encoding S1 family peptidase → MRLYHVLLSGVFLIVPMTSSAERVVSANDPDLKTFIIGGQQATANQLPFFARLILHRTGSSQFANICGGTIVNDRYIMTAAHCVESDVFTDGWTIDDLRVLVKNPTMNDVFVEEFKDVRSITIHPNYNASNLWINDIAILELTRPITDNVQSITLPQDFGDYSNRSVFQIFGLGQTSTNDATGPNYLRWAEIQPLTDSQCASLVSGFNSQESMCANGFPNQTYTGICSGDSGGPLTYQDSSGEYRQIGIVSYGSSVCESPAIPSVFTEVLNYTPWIEAQTSAGAKTNYDAALAAREDYHSQGDSGFDPEDTTSNDFGDNGSDGGSVGFGLLTLGSLFVWLRRRQPL, encoded by the coding sequence ATGAGGTTGTATCATGTCTTATTAAGTGGCGTTTTTCTCATTGTGCCAATGACAAGCTCCGCAGAACGCGTAGTCAGTGCGAATGACCCTGATTTAAAAACGTTTATTATTGGCGGCCAACAAGCCACTGCCAATCAACTCCCTTTCTTTGCTCGCCTGATATTACACCGCACTGGCTCGAGTCAGTTCGCCAACATCTGTGGTGGTACCATCGTCAATGATAGATACATCATGACCGCTGCACACTGTGTAGAGTCCGATGTGTTTACCGATGGTTGGACAATCGATGATCTTCGAGTTTTAGTCAAAAACCCAACCATGAATGATGTGTTTGTTGAAGAATTCAAAGACGTCCGCTCGATCACCATTCACCCCAATTATAACGCAAGCAATTTATGGATTAACGACATTGCAATCTTAGAGCTTACCCGACCAATTACAGACAATGTCCAATCCATTACTTTGCCACAAGATTTTGGTGACTACAGCAATCGTTCTGTTTTCCAGATCTTTGGTCTTGGTCAAACCTCAACCAATGACGCAACGGGTCCCAATTATTTGCGCTGGGCAGAAATTCAGCCTCTCACCGATTCACAATGTGCCTCGCTTGTGTCGGGCTTTAACTCGCAAGAGAGCATGTGTGCAAACGGTTTCCCTAACCAAACTTACACTGGGATATGTAGCGGCGACTCTGGCGGCCCACTGACCTATCAAGATAGTAGCGGTGAATACCGACAAATCGGCATTGTCAGCTATGGTTCATCGGTCTGTGAGTCCCCTGCCATTCCAAGCGTGTTTACTGAAGTGCTCAATTACACCCCTTGGATAGAAGCCCAAACCAGTGCTGGGGCGAAGACAAATTACGACGCTGCTTTAGCGGCAAGGGAAGATTATCACAGTCAAGGCGACTCTGGGTTTGACCCAGAAGACACCACCAGCAATGACTTCGGTGATAATGGCAGTGATGGTGGCTCTGTCGGTTTTGGCCTACTGACGCTTGGCAGCTTATTCGTATGGTTACGTCGCCGCCAGCCCTTGTAG
- a CDS encoding EAL domain-containing protein — MNNAASSRHMSAMLFLTLGVTLSIFAGFALSQMFVIQKDAFQLISVVSSVMIVSCLRYQWRALPAIILSLLAYYIGTGRSLEHALLYALTVPLLPFVFSSLFHYLNNRSLHQPAAQRISLFFVIVGCLFPFANTIKMMLVNTFVDGRFLSADFLFYATLGNYLTQLLVTPILYVMVSLITDTDTQSYLALDKRLRVSNSRCREYLAWLASCVILFIAAALSSSSFMLNSLSFFAVLLVVIGLAKHGLIRPLFVGSPFILLVIHDGISHYNADRIYADQFYGLLVIIAVLTTLAYLLGGYSVKLFEMTQRQIRSERIDPYTGLSNIAQLKEDISHQSYSLLIYLDLTPTLSMLTDLGHEGKSQLIMQLSEFLYSRNESINRCYRPPFSTGLLSFTHYSDVAEQELQEVVEYLESFQFYWRGTSVALVSPTVYCSVVNQGQDIEKVVSILCDQPPQSGSSIHWVNVQSFEMDRVDKLNHIQQVFKREQFELFCQPYMRLSGPEESKQSFEVLLRLKEQDGKVLPPSAFFPLINQFGLEIKLDHWVILNTFRMLSDKVKNWDTIGHCAINLTAKTLSAENLASRIIESANSFDIPLDKICFEITESSALINEQQAIETLNLLRKLGCKIAIDDFGTGYASFAYLRRLPLDILKIEGAFVREITESETDRLIVSSIATVAKEMHLETVAEFVETPAHSLILRDLGIDFAQGYGVAKPLPMNAYLNTLFEIEEQRQHLTRSEAVTL, encoded by the coding sequence ATGAATAATGCCGCATCGAGTCGCCATATGAGTGCGATGCTGTTCCTGACTCTCGGCGTCACGTTGTCCATCTTTGCTGGTTTTGCCCTCTCGCAAATGTTTGTTATCCAGAAAGATGCGTTTCAGCTTATCTCTGTTGTCAGTTCCGTGATGATCGTCAGCTGCTTGCGCTATCAATGGCGTGCACTGCCTGCCATTATTCTGAGTTTATTGGCTTACTATATCGGAACGGGACGTAGTCTAGAACATGCCTTACTCTACGCTCTCACCGTCCCTCTATTGCCTTTTGTTTTTTCGAGTTTGTTCCACTACCTCAATAACCGCTCACTTCATCAACCAGCCGCACAACGGATCAGTTTATTTTTTGTCATCGTAGGCTGCTTGTTCCCGTTCGCAAATACCATAAAAATGATGCTGGTGAATACCTTCGTTGACGGGCGCTTTTTGAGTGCTGACTTTTTGTTTTACGCTACACTTGGCAACTACTTGACCCAATTACTCGTCACCCCGATTTTGTATGTAATGGTCAGCCTTATTACCGATACAGACACTCAATCTTATCTCGCACTCGATAAAAGGCTTAGGGTGTCCAACTCTCGCTGCCGGGAGTATTTAGCTTGGTTGGCAAGCTGCGTCATTTTATTTATTGCCGCCGCTCTTTCTTCATCCTCATTTATGCTCAACTCGTTAAGCTTCTTTGCGGTTTTACTGGTCGTAATTGGATTAGCCAAACACGGATTAATTCGACCGCTGTTTGTGGGCTCTCCATTCATTCTGTTGGTGATTCATGACGGCATCAGTCACTACAATGCCGACCGAATTTATGCTGACCAGTTTTATGGTCTGCTTGTCATCATTGCAGTATTGACCACGCTCGCGTATTTGTTAGGCGGTTACTCAGTGAAGCTCTTCGAGATGACTCAACGACAAATCCGCTCAGAAAGGATTGACCCGTATACAGGCCTGTCGAACATCGCTCAATTAAAAGAAGACATTAGCCATCAGTCTTATTCATTGCTGATTTATCTCGACCTAACACCAACGTTGTCGATGCTGACGGACTTAGGTCATGAGGGGAAATCACAACTCATCATGCAATTAAGCGAGTTTTTATATTCGCGAAATGAAAGCATCAATCGTTGCTATCGTCCGCCTTTTTCCACAGGGTTGCTGAGTTTCACTCACTATTCCGATGTTGCAGAACAAGAGCTTCAAGAAGTCGTGGAATATTTAGAGAGCTTCCAGTTTTACTGGCGTGGAACGTCTGTCGCCTTGGTCTCGCCAACCGTTTATTGCTCGGTCGTTAACCAAGGGCAAGATATTGAAAAGGTCGTATCAATTCTGTGCGATCAACCACCACAGAGCGGCAGCAGCATTCATTGGGTCAACGTGCAATCTTTTGAAATGGACCGCGTCGACAAGTTGAACCACATTCAGCAAGTGTTTAAACGAGAACAGTTCGAACTGTTCTGCCAACCATACATGCGACTTTCAGGCCCCGAAGAGAGTAAACAAAGTTTTGAAGTGCTGCTTCGCCTAAAAGAGCAAGATGGAAAAGTACTGCCACCTTCAGCATTTTTTCCTTTGATCAATCAATTCGGATTAGAAATCAAACTCGATCATTGGGTGATTCTGAATACCTTCCGTATGCTGAGCGACAAAGTCAAAAACTGGGATACGATCGGACATTGTGCGATTAACCTTACGGCAAAAACGCTGAGCGCGGAAAACCTTGCTTCTCGTATCATTGAGAGTGCAAACAGCTTCGATATTCCTTTAGATAAGATTTGTTTTGAGATCACCGAATCGTCAGCGTTGATCAATGAACAACAAGCTATCGAGACCTTGAATCTTTTACGTAAACTCGGTTGTAAAATCGCAATTGATGACTTTGGCACCGGTTACGCAAGCTTTGCTTACTTGCGTCGTCTACCGCTGGATATCTTGAAGATCGAGGGAGCATTCGTTCGTGAAATCACAGAGAGCGAGACCGATCGTTTGATCGTCAGTTCGATTGCGACTGTAGCTAAAGAGATGCACTTAGAAACCGTCGCTGAATTTGTCGAAACTCCCGCACACAGCCTGATTCTACGAGACTTAGGCATCGACTTCGCACAAGGGTATGGTGTCGCGAAGCCCTTACCTATGAATGCTTATTTGAATACATTGTTTGAAATCGAAGAACAGAGACAACACCTTACAAGGTCGGAAGCGGTCACATTATGA